The Streptomyces sp. SS1-1 genome has a segment encoding these proteins:
- the mug gene encoding G/U mismatch-specific DNA glycosylase, translating to MPRFTAEQLEAARDRLVPDVVADGLRVLFCGINPGLMTAATGHHFARPGNRFWPVLHLSGFTPRLLKPSEQDELPSYGLGITNVVARATARADELSAEEYREGGRLLTAKVEALRPRWLAVVGVTAYRAAFDDRGARVGPQERTIGRTRVWVLPNPSGLNAHWTAATMAEEFARLRVAARE from the coding sequence ATGCCGCGCTTCACCGCCGAGCAGTTGGAGGCCGCCCGCGACCGCCTCGTCCCCGACGTGGTCGCGGACGGCCTGCGTGTGCTGTTCTGCGGGATCAACCCCGGTCTGATGACGGCCGCGACCGGCCATCACTTCGCCCGCCCCGGGAACCGCTTCTGGCCGGTGCTGCACCTGTCCGGCTTCACGCCGCGGCTGCTGAAGCCGTCGGAACAGGACGAGTTGCCGTCGTACGGGCTGGGCATCACGAATGTCGTCGCGCGGGCGACCGCGCGGGCCGACGAGCTGAGCGCCGAGGAGTACCGGGAGGGCGGCCGGCTGCTGACCGCCAAGGTGGAGGCGCTGCGGCCGCGCTGGCTCGCCGTCGTCGGAGTGACCGCCTACCGGGCGGCGTTCGACGACCGCGGGGCGCGGGTGGGTCCGCAGGAGCGGACGATCGGGCGGACGCGGGTGTGGGTGCTGCCCAACCCGAGCGGGCTGAACGCGCATTGGACGGCGGCGACGATGGCGGAGGAGTTCGCCCGGCTGCGGGTGGCCGCGCGGGAGTGA
- a CDS encoding ABC transporter permease, giving the protein MANAPVLHSEWLKIRTLRSLPAALAALFVVTTAFSALAGADTGEDPDSDPLFTALSGVLPGQIAAVSFGALAMAAEYHGGALRLSLAAVPRRGRWFAAKLTAVAVPVLLTGLVTAAAALAVARMDGLTGPEQARAVVGCGLYLMLMALFAAGLTAVFRSGPATLSVLIPFILVVSFVVGDAVGTVADFLPDKAGQTVLHRAYDGSLGLWSGLAVTALWTAVALLAGAWSVRRRDT; this is encoded by the coding sequence ATGGCGAACGCACCCGTACTCCACTCGGAATGGCTCAAGATCCGTACGCTGCGGTCCCTTCCGGCCGCGCTGGCCGCGCTGTTCGTGGTGACCACGGCGTTCTCCGCGCTCGCGGGCGCCGACACGGGCGAGGACCCGGACTCCGACCCGCTGTTCACGGCACTGTCCGGGGTGCTGCCCGGCCAGATCGCCGCCGTCTCCTTCGGTGCCCTGGCCATGGCGGCCGAGTACCACGGGGGAGCCCTGCGGCTGTCGCTGGCCGCGGTCCCGCGCCGCGGGCGCTGGTTCGCCGCGAAGCTGACGGCCGTCGCCGTGCCGGTCCTCCTCACCGGGCTCGTGACCGCCGCGGCGGCCCTCGCCGTCGCCCGCATGGACGGCCTGACCGGCCCGGAGCAGGCACGCGCGGTCGTCGGATGCGGCCTCTACCTCATGCTCATGGCCCTGTTCGCGGCCGGTCTGACGGCCGTGTTCCGCAGCGGGCCGGCCACGCTGTCCGTCCTGATCCCGTTCATCCTCGTGGTGTCGTTCGTCGTCGGCGACGCGGTGGGCACCGTGGCCGACTTCCTCCCGGACAAGGCGGGTCAGACCGTTCTCCACCGGGCGTACGACGGTTCCCTCGGACTGTGGTCCGGGCTCGCCGTGACCGCGCTGTGGACGGCCGTCGCCCTCCTCGCGGGGGCGTGGAGCGTACGGCGCAGGGACACCTGA